Proteins found in one Aethina tumida isolate Nest 87 chromosome 1, icAetTumi1.1, whole genome shotgun sequence genomic segment:
- the LOC109597592 gene encoding probable replication factor C subunit 1 isoform X1 produces MNDSDDLSCISQWFECASNTATDTWQAVNFCSILDKDKLHNIQTNFRYLETNVKLQILVSFFYLEPIEVDVLKCHLNKVVDVAVDDIEGWVSSLGKLVGLFLATGSLSFENLDYYPPAVVELVNELRPLLNNHVETYPSIDMFYMNQSSMSTTKMNSKRAQTHFQIKKKTKAQILKERLAEHSLQPTRPSSMIDRRTDRLSNSNSKINKHNEAIKQSVRSDNMRKNSTSKSNEKKSDPDRPPLPKLSIGELMRQKGVTCSDLFKEKDKNGIPHSCKSNTSKTSSPPDKITSVRDTMSLPSNLKGSSVAYSPDSDVTVEKKSQYFLPKKTPKRPKVTPLGRLRKRFGYVAEINRSMRLRDAEWKSPPAASLPTPPLTEAMHVEEVSQPLSLSNILEEDLELSSSSNDDSFQESTEPHSANKSSSAVPQRSILEDDLFISDDEEDTPVNSKQLHKSPSPQKKKTVHGSNSKSNKSPTKLTKKQDSKCNDYPKFLSMPQLFENDDVPIENSVTTSAMPQRSILEEDLYISDEDEDTTNDSTDSVAKINGVTKTPSKSVTPVKSPADKSKKNERTNAPYDVKTKINDVSKSKITDTHARSPADKSKKIENASCDVKTGVKRKLDQQKHDILMDRRRKVAKVKMLAAELRRLTSLAESFKKNDLALSGTGDESNKQTGGVNMESPVKNLMSSSKVENSVVKGENMECSSGKPSNDKENSPMPPSKKKAIILQNIVIKPKRVSDGRVLREFNVAGGLTQEKRKVAQEIFEVQDNLTLADKVLIINFLSGSTTHPSPHLGANISLKLSDRNLFQSDANRSEIHLNMYPDSGRWAITDTTVAQKPAEKSSK; encoded by the exons atgaaCGACTCAGATGATCTGTCGTGCATATCGCAGTGGTTTGAATGTGCGTCCAACACTGCTACGGACACTTGGCAGGCCGTgaatttttgttcaatattaGACAAAGACAAGCTGCACAACATCCAAACAAACTTTCGTTACTTGGAAACGAACGTCAAGTTACAGATTCTAGTGAGCTTCTTTTATTTAGAGCCAATTGAAGTTGACGTTTTGAAATGCCACTTGAACAAAGTCGTCGACGTAGCTGTTGATGATATAGAAGGTTGGGTGTCCTCACTTGGTAAGTTGGTGGGGTTGTTTTTAGCCACCGGAAGTCTGAGTTTCGAAAACTTAGATTACTATCCACCGGCAGTAGTTGAATTGGTTAATGAATTAAGACCGTTGTTGAACAATCATGTCGAAACTTATCCGTCTATTGATATGTTCTATATGAACCAAAGTAGCATGAGCACGACAAAGATGAATTCGAAACGGGCGCAAACtcatttccaaataaaaaagaagacCAAGGcccaaattttgaaagagaGATTGGCCGAACATAGCTTGCAACCCACAAGGCCAAGTTCAATGATTGACAGGAGAACTGACAGGTTGTCAAATTCCAATAGCAAGATTAATAAGCATAACGAGGCTATTAAACAGTCGGTTAGATCAGATAATATGCGGAAGAATTCCACCTCAAAGTCGAACGAAAAGAAATCTGATCCTGATAGACCACCTTTGCCAAAGTTGTCGATTGGAGAACTTATGAGACAAAAAGGTGTTACTTGCTCAGATTTATTTAAGGAAAAGGACAAAAATGGAATTCCACATTCCTGCAAAAGCAATACGTCAAAGACTTCGTCTCCTCCGGATAAAATTACAAGTGTACGTGATACCATGTCACTTCCAAGTAATCTTAAGGGATCATCAGTTGCATATTCACCCGATAGTGATGTAACCGTTGAGAAGAAATCCCAATATTTTTTGCCGAAGAAGACACCGAAGAGACCAAAAGTTACACCACTAGGTAGATTAAGAAAGAGATTCGGTTACGTTGCAGAAATAAATAGAAGCATGCGCCTGCGTGATGCAGAATGGAAATCTCCACCAGCAGCTAGCTTACCCACTCCCCCCTTAACTGAAGCTATGCATGTCGAAGAGGTATCACAACCGTTATCTTTATCTAATATACTGGAAGAAGATTTAGAGCTATCTTCAAGTAGTAATGATGACAGTTTCCAAGAATCAACAGAGCCACATAGTGCTAATAAATCAAGTTCAGCAGTGCCCCAAAGATCAATTCTTGAAGATGATCTGTTTATCTCCGATGACGAAGAAGACACACCAGTGAATTCTAAACAGCTTCACAAATCTCCTTCTCCTCAG AAAAAGAAAACAGTACATGGCTCCAATTCAAAATCCAATAAAAGTCCAACAAAACTAACGAAGAAGCAAGATTCCAAATGTAACGACTATCCAAAATTTTTGTCAATGCCCCAATTATTCGAAAATGACGACGTACCTATTGAAAACAGTGTAACAACTTCAGCGATGCCCCAAAGATCAATTCTCGAGGAAGACTTGTATATTTCTGACGAGGATGAAGACACAACTAATGACTCTACGGATTCCGTTGCAAAAATAAACGGTGTGACTAAAACACCAAGCAAATCAGTTACACCTGTGAAATCCCCGGCTGATAaa AGTAAGAAAAATGAGCGAACTAATGCTCCCTACGATgttaagacaaaaataaacgatGTGAGCAAGTCAAAAATCACTGATACACATGCGAGATCCCCGGCTGATAAA AGTAAGAAAATAGAGAATGCTTCCTGCGACGTTAAGACTGGagttaaaagaaaattggaTCAACAAAAACATGATATTTTGATGGACAGAAGAAGAAAAGTAGCTAAAGTTAAGATGTTAGCTGCAGAATTAAGAAGACTCACAAGTCTTGCtgaaagttttaagaaaaatgatttGGCTTTATCAGGTACTGGTGACGAATCTAATAAACAAACAGGAGGCGTTAATATG GAATCCCctgtaaaaaatttgatgtCATCTTCAAAAGTAGAAAATTCTGTAGTCAAG gGAGAAAATATGGAATGTTCTTCTGGCAAACCTTCCAATGATAAAGAAAATTCACCTATGCCGCCGTCAAAGAAGAAAGCAATAATATTGCAAAATATTGTGATTAAGCCTAAAAGAGTATCAGACGGGCGTGTACTAAGAGAATTTAATGTCGCAGGTGGTCTGACCCAGGAGAAACGTAAGGTAGCCCAAGAGATATTTGAAGTACAAGACAATTTAACACTAGCcgacaaagttttaataattaattttttgtctggCTCCACCACACATCCAAGTCCACACTTAGGTGCCAacatttccttaaaattatctgaccgaaatttatttcagtcaGACGCTAATCGCAGTGAAATTCACTTAAACATGTATCCCGATTCTGGACGATGGGCAATAACAGACACGACAGTGGCTCAGAAACCAGCTGAGAAATCGtcaaaatag
- the LOC109597592 gene encoding probable replication factor C subunit 1 isoform X2 has protein sequence MNDSDDLSCISQWFECASNTATDTWQAVNFCSILDKDKLHNIQTNFRYLETNVKLQILVSFFYLEPIEVDVLKCHLNKVVDVAVDDIEGWVSSLGKLVGLFLATGSLSFENLDYYPPAVVELVNELRPLLNNHVETYPSIDMFYMNQSSMSTTKMNSKRAQTHFQIKKKTKAQILKERLAEHSLQPTRPSSMIDRRTDRLSNSNSKINKHNEAIKQSVRSDNMRKNSTSKSNEKKSDPDRPPLPKLSIGELMRQKGVTCSDLFKEKDKNGIPHSCKSNTSKTSSPPDKITSVRDTMSLPSNLKGSSVAYSPDSDVTVEKKSQYFLPKKTPKRPKVTPLGRLRKRFGYVAEINRSMRLRDAEWKSPPAASLPTPPLTEAMHVEEVSQPLSLSNILEEDLELSSSSNDDSFQESTEPHSANKSSSAVPQRSILEDDLFISDDEEDTPVNSKQLHKSPSPQKKKTVHGSNSKSNKSPTKLTKKQDSKCNDYPKFLSMPQLFENDDVPIENSVTTSAMPQRSILEEDLYISDEDEDTTNDSTDSVAKINGVTKTPSKSVTPVKSPADKSKKIENASCDVKTGVKRKLDQQKHDILMDRRRKVAKVKMLAAELRRLTSLAESFKKNDLALSGTGDESNKQTGGVNMESPVKNLMSSSKVENSVVKGENMECSSGKPSNDKENSPMPPSKKKAIILQNIVIKPKRVSDGRVLREFNVAGGLTQEKRKVAQEIFEVQDNLTLADKVLIINFLSGSTTHPSPHLGANISLKLSDRNLFQSDANRSEIHLNMYPDSGRWAITDTTVAQKPAEKSSK, from the exons atgaaCGACTCAGATGATCTGTCGTGCATATCGCAGTGGTTTGAATGTGCGTCCAACACTGCTACGGACACTTGGCAGGCCGTgaatttttgttcaatattaGACAAAGACAAGCTGCACAACATCCAAACAAACTTTCGTTACTTGGAAACGAACGTCAAGTTACAGATTCTAGTGAGCTTCTTTTATTTAGAGCCAATTGAAGTTGACGTTTTGAAATGCCACTTGAACAAAGTCGTCGACGTAGCTGTTGATGATATAGAAGGTTGGGTGTCCTCACTTGGTAAGTTGGTGGGGTTGTTTTTAGCCACCGGAAGTCTGAGTTTCGAAAACTTAGATTACTATCCACCGGCAGTAGTTGAATTGGTTAATGAATTAAGACCGTTGTTGAACAATCATGTCGAAACTTATCCGTCTATTGATATGTTCTATATGAACCAAAGTAGCATGAGCACGACAAAGATGAATTCGAAACGGGCGCAAACtcatttccaaataaaaaagaagacCAAGGcccaaattttgaaagagaGATTGGCCGAACATAGCTTGCAACCCACAAGGCCAAGTTCAATGATTGACAGGAGAACTGACAGGTTGTCAAATTCCAATAGCAAGATTAATAAGCATAACGAGGCTATTAAACAGTCGGTTAGATCAGATAATATGCGGAAGAATTCCACCTCAAAGTCGAACGAAAAGAAATCTGATCCTGATAGACCACCTTTGCCAAAGTTGTCGATTGGAGAACTTATGAGACAAAAAGGTGTTACTTGCTCAGATTTATTTAAGGAAAAGGACAAAAATGGAATTCCACATTCCTGCAAAAGCAATACGTCAAAGACTTCGTCTCCTCCGGATAAAATTACAAGTGTACGTGATACCATGTCACTTCCAAGTAATCTTAAGGGATCATCAGTTGCATATTCACCCGATAGTGATGTAACCGTTGAGAAGAAATCCCAATATTTTTTGCCGAAGAAGACACCGAAGAGACCAAAAGTTACACCACTAGGTAGATTAAGAAAGAGATTCGGTTACGTTGCAGAAATAAATAGAAGCATGCGCCTGCGTGATGCAGAATGGAAATCTCCACCAGCAGCTAGCTTACCCACTCCCCCCTTAACTGAAGCTATGCATGTCGAAGAGGTATCACAACCGTTATCTTTATCTAATATACTGGAAGAAGATTTAGAGCTATCTTCAAGTAGTAATGATGACAGTTTCCAAGAATCAACAGAGCCACATAGTGCTAATAAATCAAGTTCAGCAGTGCCCCAAAGATCAATTCTTGAAGATGATCTGTTTATCTCCGATGACGAAGAAGACACACCAGTGAATTCTAAACAGCTTCACAAATCTCCTTCTCCTCAG AAAAAGAAAACAGTACATGGCTCCAATTCAAAATCCAATAAAAGTCCAACAAAACTAACGAAGAAGCAAGATTCCAAATGTAACGACTATCCAAAATTTTTGTCAATGCCCCAATTATTCGAAAATGACGACGTACCTATTGAAAACAGTGTAACAACTTCAGCGATGCCCCAAAGATCAATTCTCGAGGAAGACTTGTATATTTCTGACGAGGATGAAGACACAACTAATGACTCTACGGATTCCGTTGCAAAAATAAACGGTGTGACTAAAACACCAAGCAAATCAGTTACACCTGTGAAATCCCCGGCTGATAaa AGTAAGAAAATAGAGAATGCTTCCTGCGACGTTAAGACTGGagttaaaagaaaattggaTCAACAAAAACATGATATTTTGATGGACAGAAGAAGAAAAGTAGCTAAAGTTAAGATGTTAGCTGCAGAATTAAGAAGACTCACAAGTCTTGCtgaaagttttaagaaaaatgatttGGCTTTATCAGGTACTGGTGACGAATCTAATAAACAAACAGGAGGCGTTAATATG GAATCCCctgtaaaaaatttgatgtCATCTTCAAAAGTAGAAAATTCTGTAGTCAAG gGAGAAAATATGGAATGTTCTTCTGGCAAACCTTCCAATGATAAAGAAAATTCACCTATGCCGCCGTCAAAGAAGAAAGCAATAATATTGCAAAATATTGTGATTAAGCCTAAAAGAGTATCAGACGGGCGTGTACTAAGAGAATTTAATGTCGCAGGTGGTCTGACCCAGGAGAAACGTAAGGTAGCCCAAGAGATATTTGAAGTACAAGACAATTTAACACTAGCcgacaaagttttaataattaattttttgtctggCTCCACCACACATCCAAGTCCACACTTAGGTGCCAacatttccttaaaattatctgaccgaaatttatttcagtcaGACGCTAATCGCAGTGAAATTCACTTAAACATGTATCCCGATTCTGGACGATGGGCAATAACAGACACGACAGTGGCTCAGAAACCAGCTGAGAAATCGtcaaaatag
- the LOC109597592 gene encoding probable replication factor C subunit 1 isoform X3: MNDSDDLSCISQWFECASNTATDTWQAVNFCSILDKDKLHNIQTNFRYLETNVKLQILVSFFYLEPIEVDVLKCHLNKVVDVAVDDIEGWVSSLGKLVGLFLATGSLSFENLDYYPPAVVELVNELRPLLNNHVETYPSIDMFYMNQSSMSTTKMNSKRAQTHFQIKKKTKAQILKERLAEHSLQPTRPSSMIDRRTDRLSNSNSKINKHNEAIKQSVRSDNMRKNSTSKSNEKKSDPDRPPLPKLSIGELMRQKGVTCSDLFKEKDKNGIPHSCKSNTSKTSSPPDKITSVRDTMSLPSNLKGSSVAYSPDSDVTVEKKSQYFLPKKTPKRPKVTPLGRLRKRFGYVAEINRSMRLRDAEWKSPPAASLPTPPLTEAMHVEEVSQPLSLSNILEEDLELSSSSNDDSFQESTEPHSANKSSSAVPQRSILEDDLFISDDEEDTPVNSKQLHKSPSPQKKKTVHGSNSKSNKSPTKLTKKQDSKCNDYPKFLSMPQLFENDDVPIENSVTTSAMPQRSILEEDLYISDEDEDTTNDSTDSVAKINGVTKTPSKSVTPVKSPADKSKKNERTNAPYDVKTKINDVSKSKITDTHARSPADKSKKIENASCDVKTGVKRKLDQQKHDILMDRRRKVAKVKMLAAELRRLTSLAESFKKNDLALSGTGDESNKQTGGVNMESPVKNLMSSSKVENSVVKGENMECSSGKPSNDKENSPMPPSKKKAIILQNIVIKPKRVSDGRVLREFNVAGGLTQEKRKSDANRSEIHLNMYPDSGRWAITDTTVAQKPAEKSSK; this comes from the exons atgaaCGACTCAGATGATCTGTCGTGCATATCGCAGTGGTTTGAATGTGCGTCCAACACTGCTACGGACACTTGGCAGGCCGTgaatttttgttcaatattaGACAAAGACAAGCTGCACAACATCCAAACAAACTTTCGTTACTTGGAAACGAACGTCAAGTTACAGATTCTAGTGAGCTTCTTTTATTTAGAGCCAATTGAAGTTGACGTTTTGAAATGCCACTTGAACAAAGTCGTCGACGTAGCTGTTGATGATATAGAAGGTTGGGTGTCCTCACTTGGTAAGTTGGTGGGGTTGTTTTTAGCCACCGGAAGTCTGAGTTTCGAAAACTTAGATTACTATCCACCGGCAGTAGTTGAATTGGTTAATGAATTAAGACCGTTGTTGAACAATCATGTCGAAACTTATCCGTCTATTGATATGTTCTATATGAACCAAAGTAGCATGAGCACGACAAAGATGAATTCGAAACGGGCGCAAACtcatttccaaataaaaaagaagacCAAGGcccaaattttgaaagagaGATTGGCCGAACATAGCTTGCAACCCACAAGGCCAAGTTCAATGATTGACAGGAGAACTGACAGGTTGTCAAATTCCAATAGCAAGATTAATAAGCATAACGAGGCTATTAAACAGTCGGTTAGATCAGATAATATGCGGAAGAATTCCACCTCAAAGTCGAACGAAAAGAAATCTGATCCTGATAGACCACCTTTGCCAAAGTTGTCGATTGGAGAACTTATGAGACAAAAAGGTGTTACTTGCTCAGATTTATTTAAGGAAAAGGACAAAAATGGAATTCCACATTCCTGCAAAAGCAATACGTCAAAGACTTCGTCTCCTCCGGATAAAATTACAAGTGTACGTGATACCATGTCACTTCCAAGTAATCTTAAGGGATCATCAGTTGCATATTCACCCGATAGTGATGTAACCGTTGAGAAGAAATCCCAATATTTTTTGCCGAAGAAGACACCGAAGAGACCAAAAGTTACACCACTAGGTAGATTAAGAAAGAGATTCGGTTACGTTGCAGAAATAAATAGAAGCATGCGCCTGCGTGATGCAGAATGGAAATCTCCACCAGCAGCTAGCTTACCCACTCCCCCCTTAACTGAAGCTATGCATGTCGAAGAGGTATCACAACCGTTATCTTTATCTAATATACTGGAAGAAGATTTAGAGCTATCTTCAAGTAGTAATGATGACAGTTTCCAAGAATCAACAGAGCCACATAGTGCTAATAAATCAAGTTCAGCAGTGCCCCAAAGATCAATTCTTGAAGATGATCTGTTTATCTCCGATGACGAAGAAGACACACCAGTGAATTCTAAACAGCTTCACAAATCTCCTTCTCCTCAG AAAAAGAAAACAGTACATGGCTCCAATTCAAAATCCAATAAAAGTCCAACAAAACTAACGAAGAAGCAAGATTCCAAATGTAACGACTATCCAAAATTTTTGTCAATGCCCCAATTATTCGAAAATGACGACGTACCTATTGAAAACAGTGTAACAACTTCAGCGATGCCCCAAAGATCAATTCTCGAGGAAGACTTGTATATTTCTGACGAGGATGAAGACACAACTAATGACTCTACGGATTCCGTTGCAAAAATAAACGGTGTGACTAAAACACCAAGCAAATCAGTTACACCTGTGAAATCCCCGGCTGATAaa AGTAAGAAAAATGAGCGAACTAATGCTCCCTACGATgttaagacaaaaataaacgatGTGAGCAAGTCAAAAATCACTGATACACATGCGAGATCCCCGGCTGATAAA AGTAAGAAAATAGAGAATGCTTCCTGCGACGTTAAGACTGGagttaaaagaaaattggaTCAACAAAAACATGATATTTTGATGGACAGAAGAAGAAAAGTAGCTAAAGTTAAGATGTTAGCTGCAGAATTAAGAAGACTCACAAGTCTTGCtgaaagttttaagaaaaatgatttGGCTTTATCAGGTACTGGTGACGAATCTAATAAACAAACAGGAGGCGTTAATATG GAATCCCctgtaaaaaatttgatgtCATCTTCAAAAGTAGAAAATTCTGTAGTCAAG gGAGAAAATATGGAATGTTCTTCTGGCAAACCTTCCAATGATAAAGAAAATTCACCTATGCCGCCGTCAAAGAAGAAAGCAATAATATTGCAAAATATTGTGATTAAGCCTAAAAGAGTATCAGACGGGCGTGTACTAAGAGAATTTAATGTCGCAGGTGGTCTGACCCAGGAGAAACGTAAG tcaGACGCTAATCGCAGTGAAATTCACTTAAACATGTATCCCGATTCTGGACGATGGGCAATAACAGACACGACAGTGGCTCAGAAACCAGCTGAGAAATCGtcaaaatag
- the LOC109597595 gene encoding transcription elongation factor 1 homolog produces the protein MGRRKSNRKPPPRRKNIEPLDILFNCPFCNHDKSCEVQMDKGRNTARISCRVCLEDFQTTINMLSEPLDVYNDWIDACESAN, from the exons ATGGGCAGAAGGAAATCGAACCGTAAACCGCCGCCACGTAGGAAAAACATCGAACCGCTGGACATACTATTCAACTGCCCCTTCTGCAATCACGACAAATCGTGCGAAGTTCAAAT GGATAAAGGCCGAAACACGGCTCGGATCTCGTGTAGAGTCTGTTTGGAAGATTTTCAAACAACGATCAATATGTTATCGGAACCCCTGGATGTTTATAATGATTGGATCGACGCTTGTGAAAGTGCTAACTga